In one Antennarius striatus isolate MH-2024 chromosome 1, ASM4005453v1, whole genome shotgun sequence genomic region, the following are encoded:
- the tox3 gene encoding TOX high mobility group box family member 3, with the protein MDVRFYPSAGGNSIPGDPPNLDFGHCLGYYNFNKFQNNNNYMNMAEANGALLAAGDTFHTPSLGDEEFEIPPITPPPETESGLGLSDMDSPFPPMPEPPVPHRGQLIPNFPPQSLDLPSITISRNMMDQEGIPVNNGQPLNVGPGHLRQYQPNPAMVMKSIISMNSPNGMMSRNQLTTINQSQLNTQLSLNMAGPNITHTSPSPPASKSATPSPSSSINEDDQDEGNRVIGEKRPAPIDPTKKPKTPKKKKKKDPNEPQKPVSAYALFFRDTQAAIKGQNPNATFGEVSKIVASMWDGLGEEQKQVYKSKTEAAKKEYLKALAAYRASLVSKAAAESAEAQTIRTVQQTLASTSLSPGLVLPSSLNHHPSMSSASQTLQQALPRAIAPKPLQMRLGGNQIVTSVTVSHQNMSSGMPPQMLGQMGAGGAMVAGAQSTAVSQMSPPMQPVQQHAMQQLQQQQQMQQHLQHHQMQQQQMHHQQIQQQMQHQHFQHHLQQQLQQHHMQHQQQQQQQQQQLQLQHMQLQHQLHQQQIQHLQQQQQQQQQHQSQCSPPQQSPGTPHSVGGSASLGSPQPASQQPRPSQIQAHAQVLSQVSIY; encoded by the exons TTCCAGAATAACAACAACTACATGAACATGGCGGAGGCAAACGGCGCTCTGCTCGCTGCTGGTGAT ACGTTTCATACACCTAGCCTGGGAGATGAAGAGTTTGAGATCCCTCCCATTACTCCTCCGCCTGAGACAGAGTCTGGTCTGGGTCTATCAGATATGGATTCACCTTTCCCACCAATGCCAGAGCCCCCAGTTCCACATAGGGGCCAATTAATCCCTAATTTTCCTCCTCAAAGTCTGGATCTGCCCTCGATTACCATCTCACGCAACATGATGGACCAAGAAGGGATACCTGTCAACAATGGCCAGCCTTTG AATGTCGGACCAGGACATCTTCGCCAGTACCAGCCCAACCCAGCTATGGTAATGAAGTCCATCATCAGTATGAACAGCCCCAATGGGATGATGTCACGGAATCAACTGACTACTATCAACCAAAGTCAACTCAACACACAGCTGAGCTTGAACATGGCAGGGCCCAACATCACCCATACTTCCCCATCACCACCCGCCAGCAAATCTGCTACACCATCTCCCTCCAGCTCCATCAATGAAGATGACCAGGATGAAGGCAACCGG GTCATTGGGGAGAAGAGACCAGCACCTATAGATCCCACAAAGAAACCCAAGaccccaaagaagaagaagaagaaggatccCAATGAGCCTCAAAAGCCAGTTTCAGCTTATGCTCTATTCTTCAGAGACACTCAGGCCGCTATTAAGGGTCAAAATCCCAATGCCACCTTTGGAGAGGTGTCCAAGATTGTGGCCTCCATGTGGGATGGCCTGGGTGAAGAGCAGAAACAG GTCTacaaaagtaaaacagaagctgcgaaaaaagaatatttaaaagcaCTCGCTGCATATCGTGCTAGCTTGGTTTCCAAG GCTGCAGCAGAATCAGCTGAGGCCCAGACTATTCGCACAGTACAGCAGACTCTGGCCTCCACCAGTCTTTCCCCAGGCTTGGTGCTGCCTTCGTCCCTAAACCACCACCCCTCCATGTCATCAGCTTCACAGACCCTTCAACAAGCCCTGCCAAGGGCGATTGCCCCAAAACCTCTGCAGATGAGACTAGGGGGTAATCAGATTGTGACCTCGGTTACAGTCTCCCATCAGAACATGTCTTCGGGGATGCCACCACAGATGCTTGGCCAAATGGGTGCTGGAGGTGCCATGGTGGCAGGTGCCCAGTCTACAGCAGTGTCTCAGATGAGTCCACCAATGCAACCGGTGCAGCAGCATGCaatgcagcagctccagcagcagcagcagatgcagcAGCATCTCCAGCACCAtcagatgcagcagcagcagatgcatCACCAGCAAATCCAGCAGCAGATGCAGCATCAGCATTTCCAACACCACCTCCAGCAACAGCTTCAGCAGCACCACATGCAGcatcaacaacagcaacagcaacaacaacagcaactgCAGCTGCAGCACATGCAGTTGCAGCATCAGCTACATCAGCAGCAGATTCAGCATctccagcagcaacagcagcagcaacagcagcaccaGTCCCAGTGTTCCCCTCCCCAGCAGTCTCCTGGTACACCCCATTCAGTTGGAGGCTCTGCATCACTTGGCAGCCCTCAGCCAGCCTCACAGCAACCACGCCCCTCCCAAATTCAGGCCCATGCCCAGGTTCTGTCCCAGGTTAGCATTTACTGA